One Prunus dulcis chromosome 8, ALMONDv2, whole genome shotgun sequence DNA window includes the following coding sequences:
- the LOC117637472 gene encoding disease resistance protein RUN1-like produces the protein MASSSQRAFTSATAVCSWKYEVFLSFRGEDTRRGFTDYLYKQLDWRGIRTFRDDPDLERGADINPELLTAIEQSRFAIIVLSTNYASSSWCLRELTHIVQSMKEKERIFPIFYDVDPSDVRHQRGSFGTALINHERNCGEDREEVLEWRNALKKVADLAGWNSKDYRYDTELIKKIVDAVWDKVHPSFSLLDSSEILVGLDIKLEEIDLLLDTNANDVRFVGIWGMGGMGKTTLARLVYETISHNFEGSSFLANVREVYATHGLVPLQKQLLSNILREKNIQVYDAYSGLTTIKRCLCNKKVLLVLDDVDQSDQLEMLIREKDCFGLGSRIIITTRDEHLFVEHGIEKVYKVMPLTQDEALYLFSRKAFRKDDLEEDYLELSKNFINYAGGLPLALKTLGSFLYKRSRDEWKSALDKLKQAPDRKIFQMLKISYDGLEEMQKKIFLDVACFHKFYDKEEVIEILDSCGFVGTRIVIHVLIEKSLLSISNTCLSIHDLIQEMAWEIVRQESFDEPGGRSRLWLHSDIIHVLTNNTGTETIEGIVLRLHEFEAAHWNPEAFTKMCKLRLLKINNLRLSLGPKYLPNSLRILEWSWYPSKCLPPSFQPVELAELRMQHSKIDHLWNGIKYMVKLKSIDLSYSENLTRTPDFTGTQNLERLVFEGCTNLVKIHPSIASLKRLRVLNFKYCKSIKSLPSEVELESLETFDLSGCSKVKKIPEFVGEMKNFSKLSLNFTAVEQMPSSNIHSMASLKELDMSGISMRDPPSSLVPVKDIELPRSWHSFFTFGLFPRKNPHPVSLVLASLKDLRFLKRLNLNDCNLCEGAIPEDIGLLSSLEELNLDGNHFVSLPASISGLSNLRSITLKNCKRLQKLPSLPSNGPLSIFVNTDNCTSLKIFPDPTPMCNGVSYMSIRSLNCFSLIDHQGSSSIIFLMLKKFLQEIPRSLSFFYIIIPGSEIPEWFNNQSVGDSVIETLPSDSNSKWVGFAFCALFVPAQEISATATKHNLISFHCLYDDLNTSARPGYVTTIDDVASDHLWLLLLSRQRLFWKPRQRPETYWREKCHDHKMRFHFEARSYPGEKTWVKVKKCGVRALFEQDAEELNRTMKQYSNKKNSFYEDVTDCDFDKSDKVQGAITKRTREQYCTETGPSGIGTLGKESLCKRMKED, from the exons ATGGCATCGAGCAGCCAAAGGGCCTTCACTTCAGCTACTGCAGTTTGTTCATGGAAATACGAAGTGTTTTTGAGTTTCAGGGGTGAGGACACTCGCAGGGGTTTTACAGACTATTTATACAAACAGTTGGACTGGCGAGGAATTAGAACTTTCAGGGATGATCCAGATCTTGAAAGAGGGGCAGATATCAATCCGGAGCTTCTGACCGCGATTGAACAATCAAGGTTTGCAATCATAGTTCTTTCAACAAACTATGCTTCATCAAGTTGGTGTTTGCGTGAACTAACCCATATTGTTCAGTCCAtgaaagagaaggagagaattttcccaattttttatGATGTGGATCCCTCTGATGTACGACATCAACGGGGGAGTTTTGGGACAGCCCTCATTAACCATGAAAGGAATTGTGGGGAAGACAGAGAGGAGGTGCTTGAGTGGAGAAAtgctttaaaaaaagttgctGATCTCGCTGGGTGGAATTCAAAGGATTATAG GTATGATACAGAGCTtatcaaaaaaattgttgatgcAGTGTGGGATAAAGTGCATCCCTCATTTTCATTGTTAGATTCCTCGGAGATATTGGTCGGACTTGATATTAAACTAGAGGAAATAGATCTGCTTTTAGATACAAACGCAAATGATGTGCGCTTTGTTGGGATATGGGGGATGGGCGGAATGGGTAAGACAACCCTTGCTAGATTAGTTTATGAGACAATTTCTCATAATTTTGAAGGTAGCAGCTTTCTTGCAAATGTCAGAGAGGTTTATGCAACACATGGTCTAGTTCCTTTACAGAAACAGCTTCTTTCCAATATCttgagggaaaaaaatatacaagttTATGATGCTTATAGTGGATTGACTACGATAAAGAGGTGTCTATGTAATAAAAAGGTTCTTCTCGTTCTTGATGATGTAGATCAATCAGACCAACTGGAAATGTTGATCAGAGAAAAAGACTGCTTTGGTTTGGGAAGTAGAATCATCATTACAACTAGAGATGAACATTTGTTCGTCGAACATGGGATAGAGAAAGTATATAAGGTCATGCCATTAACCCAAGACGAAGCTCTTTATCTCTTTAGTAGGAAGGCCTTTAGAAAAGATGACCTTGAAGAAGATTATCTAGAACTGtctaaaaatttcataaactaCGCAGGAGGTCTTCCATTAGCTCTTAAAACTTTGGGGTCttttttgtataaaagaaGTCGAGATGAATGGAAGAGTGCACTAGATAAACTGAAGCAAGCTCCTGACAGAAAAATTTTTCAAATGTTGAAAATAAGCTATGATGGACTAGAGGAGATGCAGAAGAAAATTTTTCTTGATGTTGCATGTTTCCATAAGTTTTATGACAAGGAAGAAGTGATTGAAATACTAGACAGTTGTGGTTTTGTTGGCACTCGTATTGTGATACATGTTCTTATTGAGAAATCTCTCTTGTCTATTTCAAACACGTGCCTGTCCATTCATGATTTGATACAAGAAATGGCATGGGAGATTGTTCGTCAAGAGTCTTTTGACGAGCCAGGTGGTCGCAGTCGCTTGTGGCTTCACAGTGACATCATTCATGTACTCACGAACAATACG GGAACGGAAACCATTGAAGGCATAGTCCTACGCTTGCATGAATTTGAAGCGGCACACTGGAATCCTGAAGCATTCACTAAGATGTGTAAACTAAGGTTGCTCAAGATTAATAATTTGCGCCTTTCTTTGGGCCCAAAGTATCTTCCCAATTCCTTAAGGATTCTGGAGTGGAGTTGGTATCCCTCCAAATGTCTGCCACCAAGTTTTCAACCTGTTGAGCTTGCTGAACTTCGTATGCAGCATAGCAAAATTGATCACCTTTGGAATGGAATAAAG TACATGGTGAAGTTGAAATCTATTGATCTTAGTTACTCCGAGAACTTGACAAGGACCCCAGATTTCACAGGTACTCAGAATCTTGAGAGGCTGGTTTTTGAAGGTTGTACTAATCTTGTTAAGATTCATCCATCCATTGCCTCTCTCAAAAGACTAagagttttgaattttaaatacTGTAAAAGCATTAAGAGTCTCCCAAGTGAAGTAGAACTGGAATCTCTTGAAACATTTGATCTTTCTGGGTgctcaaaagtgaaaaagattCCAGAATTTGTGGGAGAAATGAAGAATTTTTCGAAGCTTTCTTTAAACTTCACTGCTGTTGAGCAAATGCCTTCATCAAATATACATTCCATGGCGAGTTTGAAGGAGCTTGATATGAGTGGAATTTCTATGAGAGATCCCCCATCTTCCCTGGTTCCAGTGAAAGATATCGAACTGCCTAGATCATGGCATTCTTTCTTCACTTTTGGCTTATTTCCAAGAAAGAATCCCCACCCTGTGAGTCTGGTGTTAGCTTCCTTAAAAGATTTACGCTTTTTGAAGCGTCTAAATCTGAATGACTGCAATCTTTGTGAAGGAGCAATACCTGAAGATATTGGTTTATTGTCCTCTTTAGAAGAATTAAATCTTGATGGAAACCATTTTGTTAGCCTTCCTGCAAGCATCAGTGGGCTTTCTAATCTTCGGAGCATCACATTGAAGAATTGCAAAAGGCTTCAAAAATTGCCAAGCCTTCCATCAAACGGACCACTAAGTATTTTTGTAAACACTGATAATTGTACTTCCTTGAAAATATTCCCAGATCCAACACCGATGTGCAATGGTGTAAGTTATATGTCGATTCGTTCTTTGAATTGCTTCAGTTTGATTGACCATCAAGGTTCCAGTTccataatatttttaatgctGAAGAAATTCCTTCAG GAAATTCCTCGTTCTTTGAGCTTCTTCTATATTATAATTCCTGGAAGTGAAATTCCTGAGTGGTTCAATAATCAAAGTGTGGGAGACTCAGTAATTGAGACACTACCTTCGGATTCTAATAGCAAGTGGGTGGGGTTTGCTTTTTGTGCTCTATTTGTACCTGCTCAAGAAATTTCAGCTACTGCTACGAAACATAATTTAATCAGTTTTCATTGCCTTTATGATGATTTAAACACCTCTGCGCGCCCGGGTTATGTTACTACCATAGACGATGTAGCGTCGGATCACCTTTGGTTGCTCCTCCTGTCTAGGCAACGTTTATTTTGGAAACCAAGACAGAGACCTGAGACCTATTGGAGGGAGAAATGCCATGATCATAAGATGAGGTTTCATTTCGAAGCAAGGTCTTACCCAGGAGAGAAGACGTGGGTGAAGGTGAAGAAGTGTGGAGTCCGCGCACTATTCGAACAAGACGCGGAAGAGCTCAACCGAACAATGAAACAATATTCCAACAAAAAGAATTCTTTTTATGAGGACGTCACAGATTGTGATTTTGACAAATCGGACAAGGTACAAGGTGCCATCACTAAGCGAACACGTGAACAGTACTGTACTGAGACAGGACCAAGCGGTATTGGTACCCTTGGCAAAGAATCACTCTGCAAAAGAATGAAAGAAGACTAA
- the LOC117637473 gene encoding THO complex subunit 7A-like, producing the protein MLVKGRKVSGRGEAVAANYAFGPLEDDVIIKHRLLTRTTTTRGEPPLKKLQKKFTSLFVELDKNEDNYGDCDKLAKAFLQELSTFEIPLLKSKAVVDANLREKHNFDELREEINRQIVQAQTDIELLKKQLEESKIERRHKEECEAIRKMIATQPPRSETLKIISDLEKEIAAMDAENTASSRMLELRKKQFALLLHVVDELQNTIEEEQKSLIEEKEQKHGMEDASGGLEPMHVD; encoded by the exons ATGCTGGTAAAAGGAAGAAAGGTTTCTGGGCGGGGAGAGGCCGTGGCGGCGAACTACGCGTTCGGGCCGCTCGAAGATGACGTAATCATCAAGCACAGACTTCTCACTCGAACCACAACCACAAGAGGCGAACCCCCATTGAAGAAGCTCCAGAAGAAGTTCACATCCCTGTTCGTCGAGCTCGACAAGAACGAGGACAACTATGGCGACTGCGACAAGCTGGCCAAAGCTTTCCTCCAAGAGCTCAGCACCTTCGAGATTCCGCTCCTCAAGAGCAAAGCGGTTGTGGATGCGAATCTCAGAGAGAAGCACAATTTTGACGAGTTGAGGGAGGAGATAAATCGGCAGATAGTGCAAGCGCAGACCGACATTGAATTGCTGAAGAAGCAGCTTGAGGAGAGTAAAATCGAAAGAAGGCATAAGGAGGAGTGTGAGGCGATCAGGAAAATGATCGCTACGCAACCGCCTCGGTCCGAAACGCTCAAAATCATATCCGATTTGGAGAAAGAGATTGCCGCTATGGACGCTGAGAACACGGCAAGTTCGAGGATGCTGGAGCTCCGAAAGAAGCAGTTTGCTCTGCTCTTGCATGTG GTGGATGAGTTGCAGAACACCATAGAGGAAGAGCAGAAGAGTTTGATTGAGGAGAAAGAGCAGAAACACGGAATGGAGGATGCAAGTGGGGGCTTGGAACCCATGCATGTTGATTAG